In one Bacteroidales bacterium WCE2004 genomic region, the following are encoded:
- a CDS encoding spermidine/putrescine transport system permease protein, whose protein sequence is MKRSRWSIPYVVFMAIFVVLPLLLILVYAFQDGSGHFTLSNITRFFSDSDALGTFAVSIEVAIENTLICILLGYPAAWILANKDLNKSAVTIILFIMPMWINALMRTLATAELFNTLGITLGKGTLLFGMVYDYLPFMIYPIYNVLNKMDKSYSEAAQDLGATPWQVFWKVTVPLSMPGVSSGILMVFMPTVSTFAISEFLTNNKIKLFGTIIQENINSSMWNYGAALALIMLIIIGISTLFTNDEEKEAEGGLI, encoded by the coding sequence ATGAAGCGTAGCCGCTGGAGTATCCCTTATGTGGTCTTCATGGCCATCTTCGTGGTGCTGCCGCTGCTGCTCATCCTGGTGTATGCTTTCCAGGACGGCAGCGGACACTTCACCTTGTCCAACATCACGCGCTTCTTCTCCGACTCCGACGCGCTCGGCACCTTCGCCGTGTCCATCGAGGTCGCGATCGAGAACACGCTGATCTGCATCCTGCTCGGCTACCCGGCCGCATGGATCCTGGCCAACAAGGATCTCAACAAGAGCGCCGTGACGATCATCCTGTTCATCATGCCGATGTGGATCAACGCCCTGATGCGGACCCTGGCCACGGCCGAGCTCTTCAACACGCTCGGCATCACCCTGGGCAAGGGGACCCTGCTCTTCGGTATGGTCTACGACTACCTGCCGTTCATGATCTACCCGATCTACAACGTGCTCAACAAGATGGACAAGTCCTACTCGGAGGCCGCCCAGGACCTGGGCGCGACGCCCTGGCAGGTCTTCTGGAAGGTCACGGTACCCCTCTCGATGCCCGGCGTGTCCAGCGGCATCCTGATGGTCTTCATGCCGACGGTAAGCACCTTCGCCATCTCGGAGTTCCTGACCAACAACAAGATCAAACTCTTCGGTACCATCATCCAGGAGAACATCAACTCCTCGATGTGGAACTACGGAGCTGCACTGGCATTGATCATGCTCATCATCATCGGCATCAGCACGCTGTTTACCAACGATGAGGAGAAAGAAGCGGAAGGAGGGCTGATCTAG